A window from Jannaschia sp. S6380 encodes these proteins:
- a CDS encoding lytic transglycosylase domain-containing protein has translation MPTLLFAALAVLLSLLPAAADSDLARGLEALRSGETGQARAQLSEIDDVLARDLLHWHLLRNRLGTFAEGEAFLIRNADWPGLDLLRARVELDIPPTTSPARIIAFFAGQSPRTSKGALLLAIALRAEGRHTEAETVAIDAWLSMPMPASSEAGFLEIFDDILRPFDGARLDAMVWSGDLSSAERVLARVSGPEAALARARIALRDGRPGVDTLIEAVPEAFRDHQGLAYERFRWRLDKGRRDDALELLFAYDETADTLGAPVEWGAHRERLARGLMQDGRPEDAYRVAARNHLPDGDRNIAATEWLAGYIALRFLDRPEDAAAHFRIFDANVASPISKGRAGYWLGRALEAAGDLSGAGAAYAQGAQFQTSFYGQLAAARAGLPADPLLTGTEAFPPLAATSFADSTVLAAGRLLNDMGERNLAERFLTHLAESLPRAEIGTLIDVVLDDLKDPHIALLVAKRAAQAGHELHRGYFPLTELAELDSPVAPELALSIARRESEFDPVVTSGAGAAGLMQLMPGTAREMAGLVGLPYRQSALLADPLYNARLGTAYLGELELEFGYSPVLVPAAYNAGPSRARRWSRRFGDPSDPSVDVVDWIEDVPFSETRNYIMRVSESLLPYHARLTGRTDDVPLLEWLKDGYETLVPPGVGTTRGN, from the coding sequence ATGCCGACCCTACTGTTCGCCGCGCTCGCGGTGCTCCTCTCGCTCCTGCCTGCCGCGGCCGATTCCGATCTGGCGCGCGGGCTGGAGGCGTTGCGTTCGGGCGAGACCGGGCAGGCCCGCGCCCAGTTGTCCGAGATCGACGACGTGTTGGCGCGCGACCTGCTGCACTGGCATCTGCTGCGCAACCGGCTGGGCACCTTCGCGGAGGGCGAGGCGTTCCTGATCCGGAACGCCGACTGGCCGGGGCTGGACCTGCTGCGCGCGCGGGTGGAACTGGACATCCCGCCCACGACCTCGCCCGCGCGGATCATCGCCTTCTTCGCGGGCCAGTCCCCGCGCACGTCGAAAGGGGCCCTGCTTCTGGCCATCGCCCTGCGTGCCGAGGGGCGCCACACCGAGGCAGAAACGGTCGCCATCGACGCCTGGCTTTCGATGCCGATGCCGGCATCGTCGGAGGCGGGCTTCCTGGAGATCTTCGATGACATCCTCCGACCGTTCGACGGCGCCCGGCTGGATGCCATGGTCTGGTCCGGCGACCTGAGTTCGGCGGAACGCGTGCTGGCCCGCGTGTCCGGGCCCGAAGCCGCCCTGGCGCGGGCCCGCATCGCGCTGCGCGACGGCCGCCCCGGCGTGGACACCCTGATCGAGGCGGTGCCCGAGGCGTTCCGCGACCATCAGGGGCTTGCCTACGAACGATTCCGCTGGCGCCTGGACAAGGGCCGCCGGGACGACGCGCTGGAGTTGCTTTTCGCCTATGACGAGACGGCGGACACGTTAGGCGCGCCGGTTGAATGGGGCGCGCATCGCGAACGCCTGGCGCGCGGGCTGATGCAGGATGGCCGACCCGAGGACGCCTATCGCGTCGCGGCGCGCAATCATCTGCCGGACGGCGATCGCAACATCGCGGCAACCGAATGGCTGGCGGGCTACATCGCGCTGCGTTTCCTGGACCGGCCGGAGGACGCGGCAGCACATTTCCGCATCTTCGACGCCAACGTCGCCTCGCCCATTTCCAAGGGGCGGGCGGGATATTGGCTCGGCCGCGCGCTCGAGGCGGCAGGCGACCTTTCGGGCGCCGGCGCGGCCTACGCCCAGGGTGCGCAGTTCCAGACGAGCTTCTACGGTCAGCTCGCCGCGGCACGGGCGGGCCTGCCCGCCGATCCCCTGTTGACGGGGACGGAGGCATTCCCGCCGCTTGCGGCGACGTCCTTCGCGGACAGCACCGTGCTGGCCGCCGGTCGCCTGTTGAACGACATGGGCGAACGCAACCTGGCGGAACGCTTCCTGACACATCTTGCCGAAAGCCTTCCGCGGGCGGAGATCGGGACCCTGATCGACGTCGTACTCGACGATCTGAAAGACCCGCATATCGCGCTGCTGGTCGCGAAACGCGCGGCGCAGGCCGGGCATGAGCTGCACCGCGGCTATTTCCCCCTGACCGAACTGGCCGAACTCGACAGCCCGGTCGCGCCGGAACTGGCGCTGTCGATCGCCCGGCGCGAGAGCGAGTTCGACCCCGTCGTCACGTCCGGCGCCGGCGCGGCCGGCCTGATGCAGCTGATGCCCGGCACGGCACGCGAAATGGCGGGGCTGGTCGGGCTGCCCTATCGGCAATCGGCCCTCCTGGCCGACCCGCTCTACAACGCGCGGCTGGGCACGGCCTACCTGGGCGAGTTGGAGCTGGAGTTCGGCTATTCGCCGGTGCTGGTCCCGGCCGCCTACAACGCCGGGCCCAGCCGGGCGCGGCGTTGGTCGCGCCGGTTCGGCGATCCCTCCGACCCGTCGGTCGATGTCGTCGACTGGATCGAAGATGTGCCGTTCTCGGAGACGCGCAACTACATCATGCGGGTGTCCGAGAGCCTTCTGCCCTATCACGCGCGACTGACGGGCCGGACGGATGACGTCCCGCTGCTCGAATGGCTGAAGGACGGCTACGAGACGCTGGTGCCGCCGGGCGTCGGGACCACGCGCGGCAACTGA
- the dapA gene encoding 4-hydroxy-tetrahydrodipicolinate synthase gives MFKGSMPALVTPFAKGRIDFDALDALVDWQIEEGSHGLVPVGTTGESPTLSHEEHEAVVEAVVRRAAGRVKVIAGAGSNNTAEALRFVEHARDVGADGALVVTPYYNKPTQAGLIAHYAALNEVGLPIVIYNIPGRSVVDMAPATMGELAKLPNIVGVKDSTGDVTRVSAQAMACGSDFVQLSGEDAMAVAFNAQGGQGCISVTCNVAPRLLSEMHEACFVNDFAAARDIQDRLMPLHHAIFAEPGLVGAKYALSLLGRCSEEVRLPLVGATEGTRARIADAMRHAGLLN, from the coding sequence ATGTTCAAAGGCTCCATGCCGGCACTGGTGACCCCCTTCGCCAAGGGCCGGATCGATTTCGATGCACTGGACGCGTTGGTCGACTGGCAGATCGAGGAGGGCTCGCATGGGCTGGTTCCCGTCGGCACGACCGGCGAAAGCCCCACCCTGAGCCACGAGGAGCACGAGGCCGTCGTCGAGGCCGTCGTCCGCCGCGCCGCCGGCCGCGTCAAGGTCATCGCCGGTGCCGGATCGAACAACACTGCCGAGGCGCTGCGCTTCGTCGAACATGCGCGCGACGTGGGCGCGGACGGGGCCCTGGTGGTTACGCCCTATTACAACAAGCCGACGCAGGCCGGGCTGATCGCGCATTACGCCGCGCTGAACGAGGTCGGCCTGCCGATCGTCATCTACAACATCCCCGGCCGGTCCGTCGTCGACATGGCGCCCGCCACCATGGGCGAACTGGCCAAGCTGCCCAATATCGTGGGCGTCAAGGACAGCACCGGCGACGTCACCCGCGTCAGCGCGCAGGCCATGGCCTGCGGTTCCGATTTCGTGCAGCTGTCGGGCGAGGATGCGATGGCCGTCGCCTTCAATGCCCAAGGCGGGCAGGGCTGCATCTCGGTCACCTGCAACGTCGCCCCGCGCCTCCTGAGCGAGATGCACGAGGCCTGCTTCGTCAACGATTTCGCCGCCGCCCGCGACATCCAGGACCGCCTCATGCCCCTTCACCACGCGATCTTTGCCGAACCGGGCCTGGTGGGCGCGAAATACGCACTGTCCCTGCTCGGCCGCTGCTCGGAGGAGGTACGTCTGCCGCTGGTCGGCGCGACCGAAGGCACCAGGGCCCGGATCGCCGACGCGATGCGCCACGCGGGCCTGCTGAACTGA
- a CDS encoding MFS transporter, whose protein sequence is MPAGLIPVLSLANFVIGMGAFLVVGALTPIARGLSMSAAEAGSVLTVYALSYAVLSPVLVALTGRIGRRRVMTAGMVLFAAGATASALAPSEGWLLAARVLAASGAGMTTPVAAAVAVALAPPEARGRVLARVFLGLTLAQVAGVPFGSWVAYAHGWRAAFVLVAGLAALAAVAIWIRVPAGLSFQPVRLADLAAVLRAPRLMLAILFTASFLGAIYVPFTYVAPLLETTLGLGRDGVTLALVIAGAGAVVGNLAGGRMSDRLGPYRSLLILACLQVGLMPLLSLLPVPLAAAFALIFVWMAAGYAFNAGQQVRLVALAGARAPVALSLHAASIYLGAAIGAAAGGVVVARYGVGAAGLAGGIAALGAVVHIVMSRQPVDTDRADA, encoded by the coding sequence ATGCCTGCGGGGCTGATCCCCGTCCTGTCGCTGGCCAACTTCGTCATCGGCATGGGCGCCTTCCTCGTCGTGGGCGCGCTGACGCCGATCGCGCGCGGCCTGTCGATGTCCGCGGCCGAGGCCGGTTCGGTCCTGACCGTCTATGCCCTGTCCTACGCGGTCCTCTCGCCGGTGTTGGTCGCGCTGACCGGACGCATCGGGCGCCGGCGGGTGATGACGGCCGGAATGGTCCTGTTCGCGGCCGGCGCGACCGCCTCGGCCCTCGCCCCGTCCGAGGGGTGGCTGCTCGCCGCGCGCGTTTTGGCTGCGTCGGGGGCGGGGATGACCACGCCGGTGGCCGCCGCCGTCGCCGTGGCCCTCGCCCCGCCCGAGGCGCGCGGGCGCGTTCTGGCCCGTGTTTTCCTGGGGCTGACCCTGGCCCAGGTCGCCGGTGTCCCCTTCGGCAGTTGGGTGGCCTACGCGCATGGCTGGCGCGCGGCCTTCGTGCTGGTGGCGGGTCTGGCCGCGCTGGCGGCGGTTGCAATCTGGATCCGGGTCCCGGCGGGGCTCTCGTTCCAGCCGGTGCGTCTTGCCGATCTGGCGGCCGTGCTGCGCGCCCCGCGCCTGATGCTGGCAATCCTGTTCACGGCCAGTTTCCTCGGCGCGATCTACGTGCCGTTCACCTATGTCGCCCCGCTGCTGGAGACGACGCTCGGGCTCGGCCGCGACGGGGTGACGCTGGCGCTCGTCATCGCGGGGGCGGGGGCGGTCGTGGGCAACCTTGCGGGCGGGCGCATGTCCGACCGGCTGGGGCCGTACCGCTCGCTTCTGATCCTCGCGTGCCTCCAGGTCGGGCTCATGCCGCTCCTGTCGCTGCTGCCGGTGCCGCTTGCCGCGGCCTTCGCGCTGATCTTCGTGTGGATGGCCGCGGGCTATGCGTTCAACGCAGGGCAGCAGGTGCGGCTGGTCGCGCTGGCCGGAGCGCGCGCCCCAGTGGCGCTGTCGCTGCACGCGGCCTCGATCTATCTGGGCGCGGCCATCGGAGCGGCGGCGGGCGGCGTGGTCGTGGCACGCTACGGCGTGGGCGCGGCGGGGCTGGCGGGCGGGATCGCGGCGCTGGGGGCCGTGGTGCACATCGTCATGTCGCGCCAGCCCGTGGACACCGACCGGGCGGACGCCTAA
- the smpB gene encoding SsrA-binding protein SmpB, whose protein sequence is MAKDDKDKNYKVIAENRRARYDYAIEDDLECGIMLEGSEVKSLRQGGANIAESYAEVKEGELWLVNGYIAPYVQARTFGHEERRRRKLLVSRREISRLWNATAREGYTIVPLVLYFNHRGMVKIKIGVGKGKKNHDKREASAKRDWQRQKARLLKDHG, encoded by the coding sequence ATGGCCAAGGATGACAAGGACAAGAACTACAAGGTGATCGCCGAGAACCGGCGTGCCCGCTACGACTATGCCATCGAGGACGACCTGGAATGCGGGATCATGCTCGAGGGGTCGGAGGTCAAGTCGCTGCGCCAGGGCGGCGCCAACATCGCCGAGAGCTATGCCGAGGTGAAGGAGGGGGAGCTGTGGCTGGTCAACGGCTACATCGCCCCCTACGTCCAAGCTAGGACTTTCGGGCACGAGGAGCGCCGCCGCCGCAAACTGCTGGTATCGCGGCGGGAAATCTCCCGCCTGTGGAACGCCACGGCCCGCGAGGGATACACGATCGTCCCGCTCGTGCTGTATTTCAACCACCGCGGAATGGTGAAGATCAAGATCGGCGTCGGCAAGGGCAAGAAAAACCACGACAAGCGCGAAGCGTCGGCCAAGCGCGACTGGCAGCGTCAGAAGGCCCGGCTTCTCAAGGATCACGGGTGA
- a CDS encoding MFS transporter translates to MTSILPALRLSRAPVSAFMAVGLTWGCVAAMAPVLKARIGVDDATFGLLLLGTAIGLATTLYVAPRWDRRMGAWAMPAGTVMLALAAVLPAFAVTVPAFFVILAVMGATSGLTDVVMNARVSEIEARTERSLMNVNHAMFSVAYAASALLTGAMREAGWAPEAIFPAIAALVLLTAPFQMMQVAPAATDAELRARRLPLSLVALCGGIVLIGFMAEATVESWSALHIERTLRGGAAEGAFGPAMLGLTMAVGRFSGQAVAARLSEIGVIRIAAGLAVAGVLIAAAAPTPVTAYVGFGLMGLGISVIGPMGLALAGRLSTPSMRTAVIARVAVIGFLGFFIAPALMGLGAQAFGLRWAFACVAILLALVWPLSRFAREAPTRP, encoded by the coding sequence ATGACGTCCATCCTGCCTGCCCTGCGGCTGAGCCGGGCGCCCGTCTCCGCCTTCATGGCGGTCGGCCTGACCTGGGGATGCGTGGCGGCGATGGCGCCCGTCCTGAAGGCCCGGATCGGCGTCGACGACGCAACCTTCGGCCTCTTGCTTCTGGGTACCGCGATCGGTCTGGCAACGACACTCTACGTGGCGCCGCGATGGGACCGGCGGATGGGCGCTTGGGCGATGCCCGCAGGCACGGTGATGCTTGCCCTGGCGGCCGTCCTTCCGGCCTTCGCGGTGACCGTCCCGGCCTTCTTCGTGATCCTCGCGGTGATGGGGGCGACGTCCGGGTTGACCGACGTGGTCATGAACGCGCGCGTCTCCGAGATCGAGGCCCGGACCGAGCGCAGTTTGATGAACGTGAACCACGCCATGTTCTCGGTCGCCTATGCCGCCTCCGCGCTGCTGACGGGCGCCATGCGCGAGGCTGGATGGGCGCCGGAGGCGATCTTTCCGGCCATTGCCGCGCTGGTCCTGTTGACGGCGCCCTTCCAGATGATGCAGGTCGCCCCGGCGGCCACCGATGCGGAGCTGCGCGCACGCCGCCTGCCGCTGTCGCTGGTGGCGCTGTGCGGCGGGATTGTCCTGATCGGGTTCATGGCCGAGGCCACCGTCGAAAGCTGGTCCGCCCTTCATATCGAACGGACCTTGAGAGGCGGCGCCGCCGAGGGCGCATTCGGCCCGGCCATGCTGGGCCTGACGATGGCCGTCGGGCGCTTTTCGGGCCAGGCCGTCGCCGCGCGCCTGTCCGAGATCGGCGTGATCCGCATCGCGGCGGGGCTGGCGGTGGCCGGCGTGCTCATCGCGGCGGCGGCGCCCACCCCCGTGACCGCCTATGTCGGGTTCGGGTTGATGGGTCTCGGCATATCGGTGATCGGGCCGATGGGCCTCGCACTGGCGGGGCGGCTTTCGACGCCATCGATGCGCACGGCGGTGATCGCGCGCGTGGCGGTCATCGGTTTTCTGGGGTTCTTCATCGCACCCGCGCTCATGGGCCTGGGCGCGCAGGCCTTCGGTCTGCGCTGGGCCTTCGCCTGCGTCGCGATCCTGTTGGCCCTGGTCTGGCCGCTCAGCCGTTTCGCCCGTGAGGCTCCCACTCGCCCCTGA
- a CDS encoding alpha-hydroxy acid oxidase encodes MPPTITTVDDLHDIYRRRVPKMFYDYCQSGSWTEQTFRDNETDFDLIRLRQRVAVDMEGRSVATTMVGREVSMPVALAPVGLTGMQHADGEILAARAAERAGVPFTLSTMSICSIEDVAEHTTKPFWFQLYVMRDEDFVDRLIERARAAGCDALVLTLDLQILGQRHKDLKNGLSAPPKLTPASIANMMTKVQWGLGMARTKRRFFGNIVGHAKGVGDASSLSSWTAEQFDPRLDWDKIRRIKEKWGGKLILKGILDAEDARMALQVGADAIVVSNHGGRQLDGALSSIRMLPEIVDAVGSEVEIHMDGGIRSGQDVLKAVALGARGTYIGRAFIYGLGAMGEAGVTHALEVIRKELDVTMALCGEKDIHDVGPHDLLIPRGFRGEWEPHGRNG; translated from the coding sequence ATGCCCCCCACCATCACGACAGTGGACGATCTGCACGACATCTACCGCCGCCGCGTGCCGAAGATGTTCTACGACTACTGTCAGTCCGGGTCGTGGACCGAACAGACATTCCGTGACAACGAAACCGATTTCGACCTGATCCGTCTGCGCCAGCGCGTCGCCGTCGACATGGAGGGCCGCTCGGTCGCGACGACGATGGTCGGGCGCGAGGTTTCGATGCCCGTGGCGCTGGCCCCCGTCGGCCTGACCGGCATGCAGCATGCCGATGGCGAGATCCTGGCCGCCCGCGCCGCCGAGCGGGCCGGCGTGCCCTTCACCCTGTCCACGATGTCAATCTGTTCGATCGAGGATGTCGCGGAACACACGACCAAGCCGTTCTGGTTCCAGCTCTACGTCATGCGCGACGAGGATTTCGTCGACCGCCTGATCGAACGGGCCCGCGCGGCCGGTTGCGACGCGCTCGTCCTGACCCTGGATCTGCAGATCCTCGGCCAGCGCCACAAGGACCTGAAGAACGGCCTCAGCGCGCCGCCCAAGCTGACGCCCGCCTCGATCGCGAACATGATGACGAAGGTGCAGTGGGGCCTGGGCATGGCCCGGACCAAACGCAGGTTTTTCGGCAATATCGTGGGTCACGCCAAGGGGGTCGGCGACGCGTCCAGCCTTTCATCCTGGACGGCGGAGCAGTTCGACCCCCGGCTGGACTGGGACAAGATCCGCCGCATCAAGGAGAAATGGGGTGGCAAGCTGATCCTGAAAGGCATCCTCGACGCGGAGGATGCGCGCATGGCGCTGCAGGTCGGGGCCGACGCCATCGTGGTGTCGAACCATGGCGGCCGACAGCTCGACGGCGCGCTCAGCTCAATCCGGATGCTGCCCGAGATCGTGGACGCGGTGGGGTCCGAGGTCGAGATCCACATGGATGGCGGCATCCGCTCGGGGCAGGACGTGCTGAAGGCGGTCGCCCTGGGCGCGCGGGGCACCTATATCGGGCGCGCCTTCATCTACGGCCTGGGCGCCATGGGCGAGGCCGGCGTGACGCACGCCCTGGAGGTGATCCGGAAGGAGTTGGACGTCACGATGGCGCTTTGCGGCGAAAAGGACATCCACGATGTCGGGCCGCATGACCTGCTGATCCCCAGGGGGTTCAGGGGCGAGTGGGAGCCTCACGGGCGAAACGGCTGA
- a CDS encoding twin-arginine translocation pathway signal protein — MTRRNTLKLIGGGTILAATAATGTYLGTRTPHAALAPWAMAGQYDDPRLRALSFALLAPNPHNRQPWEIALEGEDGVVLWRDKTRDLPVTDPFSRQLTIGMGCFLELGRMAAAEEGFDTDVTLFPEGEDGPVARLGLRNGGTPDPLFAHVMERRSHKEPFDPVAVGPEADVLAPYAQLYRDGPDRDRLRQIARDAMMVEANTPAAMKESVDLFRIGRAEIEANPDGIDLGGPMLETLGRVGLLSREAAMDPDNPGTRGHLEGMSDTILSAPAILAQTTRTNTRLDQIETGRRWMRLNLAATGAGLALRPVSQALQEYPEVAEYRRAVHAIVAPDGGTVQMLGLLGYAERTPRTPRWPLETRIRNA; from the coding sequence ATGACGCGCCGGAATACCCTGAAGCTGATCGGCGGGGGCACCATCCTTGCCGCAACCGCCGCGACCGGCACCTATCTCGGCACGCGCACGCCACACGCCGCGCTGGCGCCCTGGGCCATGGCCGGTCAGTACGACGATCCCCGGTTGCGCGCGCTCAGCTTTGCCTTGCTGGCGCCAAATCCGCACAACCGCCAGCCGTGGGAAATCGCCCTGGAGGGCGAGGACGGCGTCGTCCTGTGGCGCGACAAGACCCGCGATTTGCCCGTGACGGATCCGTTCTCGCGGCAGTTGACCATCGGAATGGGGTGCTTTCTGGAACTCGGTCGAATGGCCGCGGCCGAGGAGGGGTTCGACACCGATGTCACCCTGTTCCCCGAAGGCGAGGACGGGCCCGTCGCGCGCCTGGGCCTGCGGAACGGTGGAACGCCCGATCCCCTCTTCGCACATGTCATGGAACGCCGATCCCACAAAGAGCCGTTCGATCCCGTCGCCGTCGGACCCGAGGCGGACGTCCTGGCGCCCTACGCGCAGCTCTACCGTGACGGGCCCGACCGCGACCGCCTGCGACAGATCGCCCGCGACGCCATGATGGTCGAGGCCAACACCCCCGCCGCCATGAAGGAAAGCGTCGACCTGTTCCGTATCGGGCGCGCCGAGATCGAGGCGAACCCCGACGGCATCGACCTCGGCGGTCCCATGCTGGAAACGCTGGGGCGCGTGGGCCTTCTGTCGCGCGAGGCGGCGATGGACCCCGACAACCCCGGAACCCGCGGCCATCTGGAGGGCATGTCCGACACCATACTCAGTGCGCCGGCGATCCTGGCCCAGACGACGCGGACGAACACCCGCCTCGACCAGATCGAGACGGGGCGCCGCTGGATGCGCCTCAATCTGGCGGCAACGGGTGCGGGGCTGGCGCTTCGGCCCGTCAGCCAGGCGTTGCAGGAATATCCGGAGGTGGCTGAATATCGTCGGGCCGTCCACGCGATCGTGGCACCGGATGGCGGAACGGTTCAAATGCTCGGCCTGCTGGGGTATGCAGAACGGACGCCGCGCACCCCGCGCTGGCCACTGGAGACACGTATCCGGAATGCCTGA
- a CDS encoding MarR family transcriptional regulator — translation MPDERASSDETLYRAFAIFNEIGIVSQLGRTIFEARLPPGVLLPHFTLINHLVRVRDGQTPLAMARAFQLPKTTVSHMVSVVARHGWVTLRPNPEDGRSKRVWLTESGRAFRERAIRAVAPDLAEISAALGDTAQDDLLRQLTALRVYLDARRDDPNGSSG, via the coding sequence ATGCCTGACGAGCGCGCGTCGAGCGACGAGACCCTTTATCGCGCGTTCGCGATCTTCAACGAGATCGGGATCGTCTCGCAACTCGGCCGTACGATATTCGAGGCGCGGCTGCCGCCCGGGGTCCTGCTGCCGCACTTCACCTTGATCAACCACCTCGTCCGCGTGCGCGACGGGCAGACCCCCCTGGCCATGGCACGCGCGTTCCAGCTGCCCAAAACGACGGTGTCGCACATGGTGTCGGTCGTGGCGCGACATGGCTGGGTCACGCTGCGCCCCAACCCCGAGGACGGACGCTCCAAGCGGGTCTGGCTGACCGAATCCGGCCGCGCCTTCCGCGAACGGGCGATCCGCGCCGTGGCCCCCGATCTGGCCGAGATTTCCGCTGCACTGGGGGATACCGCGCAGGATGACCTGCTGCGGCAACTGACCGCCCTGCGCGTCTATCTCGACGCCCGCAGGGACGATCCGAACGGATCCTCCGGATAG
- the truA gene encoding tRNA pseudouridine(38-40) synthase TruA: protein MPRFALRIEYDGRPFAGWQRQDGPASVQQTLEEALRTLDPAMPAAAAAGRTDAGVHATGQVAQADLQRDWDPFRLSEAVNWHLKPAPIAINACARVADDWHARFAAVERRYTFRIAARRAPLTLDRGRMWRVPGPLDVEAMRDAARHLVGRHDFTTFRASICQAKSPVKSIDAITITEHAYPGGQEIRLDLRARSFLHNQVRSIAGTLERVGAGAWPADRVRDALAARDRAACGPVAPPDGLILTGVGYPEDPFGSSLRASR from the coding sequence ATGCCACGCTTCGCCCTTCGCATCGAATATGACGGCCGCCCCTTCGCCGGCTGGCAGCGGCAGGACGGGCCGGCAAGCGTGCAACAGACGCTCGAGGAGGCGCTGCGCACCCTCGACCCCGCGATGCCGGCCGCCGCTGCCGCCGGGCGCACGGATGCGGGCGTGCACGCGACCGGCCAAGTGGCGCAGGCCGATCTGCAGCGCGACTGGGACCCGTTCCGCCTGTCGGAAGCCGTGAACTGGCATCTGAAGCCGGCCCCGATTGCGATCAACGCCTGCGCGCGGGTGGCCGATGACTGGCACGCGCGGTTCGCGGCTGTCGAACGGCGCTATACCTTCCGCATCGCCGCGCGCCGGGCGCCGCTGACACTGGACCGCGGGCGGATGTGGCGCGTACCGGGGCCGCTTGACGTCGAGGCGATGCGGGACGCGGCGCGGCATCTGGTCGGACGGCATGATTTCACGACGTTCCGCGCCTCGATCTGCCAGGCGAAGTCGCCCGTGAAGTCCATCGACGCGATCACGATCACGGAACACGCCTATCCCGGCGGGCAGGAGATCCGGCTGGATCTGCGGGCCCGGTCGTTTCTGCACAACCAGGTCCGTTCGATCGCCGGGACGCTGGAACGCGTGGGCGCCGGGGCCTGGCCCGCCGATCGGGTCCGCGATGCGCTTGCCGCGCGCGACCGTGCCGCCTGCGGACCGGTGGCGCCGCCCGATGGCCTGATCCTGACCGGGGTCGGCTATCCGGAGGATCCGTTCGGATCGTCCCTGCGGGCGTCGAGATAG
- a CDS encoding YcjX family protein — MIGRLADAVTRGLGDVTSTVTDVFDPTLRLGVTGLSRAGKTVFVTSLVANLIDRGRMPGFSAGGRIETAFLQPQPDDTVPRFDYESHLAALTAHDPHWPEGTRAVSELRLSLRVRPAGLLSGLRGNRTVHLDIVDYPGEWLLDLGLMEKSYDEWSARALGRLAAWNASDYEAVMQSVDPVARLEEPTVQKLARSYTAALRAARAAGAYDLTPGRFLLPGELEGSPALTFAPLPPGEAPRGSLRREMSRRFEAYKKQVVYPFFQDHFARLDRQVVLLDVLGAVRRGPRAVEEMRAAMTDILQAFRPGAIGWLMSLLGARRVDRILFAATKADHLHHSQHARLTTLLEAMVRDARSRADFAGAETKALSMAALRATVEEEREHRGEILPVVRGRLAETGRETALYPGELPADPAHLLVPARQGATDWLDGEYDLMEFAPAPLTLRPGEGPPHIRLDRAAEFLLGDRI, encoded by the coding sequence ATGATCGGACGGCTGGCGGACGCGGTGACGCGCGGTTTGGGGGACGTGACCTCCACGGTGACGGACGTGTTCGACCCGACGCTGCGGCTGGGCGTCACGGGCCTCAGCCGTGCGGGAAAGACGGTGTTCGTCACCTCGCTTGTGGCGAACCTCATCGATCGGGGCCGGATGCCGGGCTTTTCGGCCGGCGGGCGTATCGAGACGGCGTTCCTGCAGCCGCAGCCCGACGATACCGTCCCGCGCTTCGACTACGAAAGCCATCTGGCGGCCCTGACCGCACATGATCCGCACTGGCCCGAAGGGACACGTGCGGTGTCCGAGTTGCGCCTTTCGCTGCGCGTCCGGCCGGCGGGCCTTCTGTCGGGGCTGCGCGGCAACCGTACGGTTCACCTGGACATCGTGGACTATCCCGGCGAATGGCTTCTCGACCTGGGCCTGATGGAGAAATCCTACGACGAATGGTCGGCCCGCGCGCTCGGCCGCCTGGCGGCCTGGAACGCCAGCGACTACGAGGCGGTGATGCAATCCGTCGACCCGGTTGCGCGGCTGGAGGAGCCCACGGTGCAGAAACTGGCGCGCAGCTACACCGCCGCGCTGCGGGCCGCCAGGGCCGCCGGGGCTTATGACCTGACGCCGGGACGTTTCCTGCTGCCCGGTGAACTGGAAGGATCGCCCGCGTTGACATTCGCGCCGCTGCCCCCGGGCGAGGCGCCGCGCGGCAGCCTGCGGCGCGAGATGTCCCGCCGGTTCGAGGCTTACAAGAAGCAGGTCGTCTATCCATTCTTCCAGGACCATTTCGCCCGGCTGGATCGGCAGGTCGTGCTTCTCGACGTGCTCGGCGCCGTGCGCCGCGGCCCCCGCGCGGTCGAGGAGATGCGCGCCGCCATGACCGACATTCTGCAGGCCTTCCGCCCCGGTGCCATCGGTTGGCTCATGTCGCTGCTGGGCGCGCGCCGGGTCGACCGCATCCTGTTCGCGGCCACCAAGGCCGACCATCTGCACCATTCGCAGCACGCGCGCCTGACCACGTTGCTCGAGGCGATGGTCCGCGACGCCAGGTCGCGCGCCGATTTCGCGGGCGCCGAGACGAAGGCCCTGTCGATGGCGGCCCTGCGCGCCACGGTCGAGGAGGAGCGCGAGCATCGCGGCGAGATCCTGCCCGTCGTCCGTGGACGGCTGGCCGAAACCGGGCGCGAGACGGCGCTCTATCCCGGCGAGCTTCCGGCCGACCCCGCGCATCTTCTGGTGCCGGCCCGACAGGGCGCAACAGACTGGCTGGACGGCGAATACGACCTGATGGAGTTCGCGCCCGCCCCGCTGACGCTGCGCCCGGGCGAGGGGCCGCCGCATATCCGCCTCGACCGCGCGGCCGAATTCCTGCTGGGCGACCGGATCTGA